A region of the Fibrobacter sp. genome:
ACGGTCAAGTCCGACAATGTCTGATGGCGTTTTGCTGACAGTCCTTCTCGTTGCAGAACTGGCTTTCCGCTTGCTCGTGGAAATTCGCGAGCGCCGGATTACCCAGCTTCGGGGTGGCGCCTTTGCTGTACTTCGACTGATTCCTCTTGTAAACGACATCGTGCCTCTGCCCGAAAGTCGCAAGGCTCCCGCCGAATGCGACTTCGTGAAGGCACATGAATTCGGCCATCGGGATTTGCACCACGGCGTTCTTCGCAATCTGGTGAAGATCGTGTTCTTGATACTTGCCCTCTGGTTCTTCACCTTCATGCTGAATCGCTGCGGACAGCCCTTGCTACTTGCTGTTTTGTGGCTTCACCTGGCGGCAATCCCCTTCAGGATTTTCTTCCATTGGTACTGCTGGACTCAGGAATACGAGGCGGACCATTATGCCTTCAAGCAGGTTGGTAGGCAGAAGACCAAGGAAGCCATGCGCAACCTGGTGGAGTGCGAGATTGTCTACTCCAGGTTCTTCGCGCTGATGTACCGCGAGCATCCCACGGCCTTGATGCGCCGCATCAAACTTCTCGGAAAATAATTGTTCTAATAAAATGATTCCAATAAAAATGCCGCGACATATATTGATGTTCGCGGTCTATAAGTTTGGAACTTGTTTACGTTCCGTTTTTTAAAGCTCCTAGATTAGAACTTTCTGGTAAATGTCCAGATGATTGTCTTTGCGTTCCACTCGGAGCCGATTCTCTTCTGCAGGATTTCTTCGGTAGGTTCGTAGCGGTATTTTTCGTAGAGCCTATCCCTGGTGAAGCTTGCCATGAGCATGCTGTTCCACTTTTCTGCAATCTTGATGGAGAGCATGGGCGTGATGCTTACGGATACGAATCCAGGATCGTAATCCTTGTAGGCCTTGTCGAAGTCGTAGGCGTGCTTGAACCCGCTGACGTTTGCAGATACCATGGCCATGGGCACCCGCTCAAAGGGAAGAATGTAGATCAGTACGCCGCCGTAGCTGTACTTGAACCCGTTGACGGAATTTTCTGCGCCGGCCTTCCAGACTTCACCGTCTTCGGCACCTGTATAGGCGTTGTATGTCAGGCTGGCGTTAGGTTTCAGGATAATCTTGGTCCAGTCGGACTTGGGCAGGAAAACCATCAGGGGAATGGTCAAGCTTGCCTTGTACTTTACGCCGTAGGTAAATTCCGTCATGAAGACGTCCTGGCTGTAGTCCCTTTCTTCGGGATCGAAGACGCCCATGAAGGTGGCTGCATCGCCGTAGTTGAAGGCGGATCCCAGGGTTCCCTGGATACCGAATTCCAGCAGGTGGATCAGTTCAAAGTTAGCTTCGGCGGAAAGGTTTAGGCCGGCAAAGCTGAAGGCACCGCCGGTTGTTCCCTTGAAGGTCACAAGCTTGTTGATGTCCTTCTGGAAGTTGACGGCGGAGTTCCAGGCGGCCGGCATGGCAAAGGCCAAGAAGGGCCAGTTATGGTATGCCTTGGAGTTGCGTAGGGCCTTATGGGCGAGAACGATTCCGATAAAGGTTAACCCATGGTCCGTTGTAATCAGAAGAGGATTTTCTTCGGGTGCGGTTTCCGAACTGGGCGCAGCCGTTTTTTCGTCGGCAAAAACACTGCTGGAAAGCAGCATCAGGGCGGTTATTGCCCAGGCGAAATGTCGACGAATCTTTAGCATAAATTAACGGTGCGAAATATAGAATCTTCATGGGACTTTCCCAGTGCGAAAAAGGGACGTTTTGATGAAGGACACAAAAAAAGGGATGAGTGTCAGTGGGCGAGTCTCCGGCATTCAAATTTTGTATATTCCTGTGTGTAAAAAGGGATTTTTATGAACCAGAAGCTTATTGATCGTATTGTCGTTTGTGCACTTGCCTTTAGCATGTCCGCCTTCGCCTTTGATGTAAGTGTCAAGGCCAATGTGGATAACGCCCAGGTTTTTATCGGCGACATGTTCAATTATGAAATTGCCGTGACTGCTCCCGAAAACGCCATTGTGGATTTGCCCAGCTTTGTGGGTAACCTCGGCAGCTTCGAAGTGAAGGAGATGAAGAACGAACGTATTACCGAAGGGATGCCCAAGGGAACCGCGAAATTTACCTGGCAGGCAACACTCAATACGTTTGTCAGTGGCGACTTCATGATTGCACCCCAGCAGGTGCTTGCCGTAGTCGGAGCGGATACCGTGAAGACCAATACGGACCCTGTGGCAGTGAAGGTCGCTAACCGTACCACCGGCGAAGAAGACGATATTCTGGATGTAGAGGAACCTATGGCGGACCCCCGTCTGCCTCAGTGGCTGTACGTTGTGTTCGGCGTTGTGGGGGCGCTTCTGCTAGTTGTCATCGGATGGCTTTTGCATAAGAAGTTCCGCAAGCAGGGGGCCGCTCCCCAGCTGCCGCCTTACGAAGAGGCTGTGCTTGCCCTCAAGGAACTTCGAGGTAAGAACTATCTGGCCATGGGCGATCAGGCCAGCTACTTTATGGGTGTGGGCGTCATTGCCCGCCGTTACATCGAAAGGCGTTTTGAGGTTGACATTCTCGACGCTACCGTGGCCCAGCTCAAGCAGCGTATGTCCCAGGTTTCTGGCCTGCCGCAGGCTTACAAGGAATCCGTGGTGACGCTGGCTGTAGAAACGGAACCGGTTAAGTTCGCCAAGATGAAGCTCGATGGCGAACGCTGCAAGTTCTGGGACGAATGGGCCGACCGCCTGCTTGAAGATACAAAGCCTACTCCCGAAGAGGAAGCTGCCAAGCGTGAGGCCCTAAAGGCCGCCCTCAACGATGTCAAGGCCGCCAAGAAAAAGGCTAAGAAGAAATAGGCTCGCGTATTATTTGAATCAAAAAAAAACGGTCGGCGCTCCTAAGAGTACCGACCTGTTTAATTTTCGTCCTAGCGAGAAACGCCTGAAATTTATTACTTCAAGGTAATGTGCTTTACAATGCTCTTGGATGCAGCGTTGATTCGTACGATGTAGTTACCGTTGGAAAGTGCTGCAAGGGATGCAGTGCCGCTGACATTGCGGAGGCTCATCATGGGGCGGCCCTGCATGTCGAAGACGTCCACATTGACGGTGGCGCCTGAGACTTGCAACATCTTGCCGTGAACGCTTGCACTGAAGTTTGCGTTTGCAAAATTCTTCA
Encoded here:
- a CDS encoding M48 family metalloprotease; its protein translation is MSDGVLLTVLLVAELAFRLLVEIRERRITQLRGGAFAVLRLIPLVNDIVPLPESRKAPAECDFVKAHEFGHRDLHHGVLRNLVKIVFLILALWFFTFMLNRCGQPLLLAVLWLHLAAIPFRIFFHWYCWTQEYEADHYAFKQVGRQKTKEAMRNLVECEIVYSRFFALMYREHPTALMRRIKLLGK